A single Anopheles funestus chromosome 2RL, idAnoFuneDA-416_04, whole genome shotgun sequence DNA region contains:
- the LOC125766238 gene encoding UDP-glucuronosyltransferase 2B17-like isoform X8, whose translation MKAVLSVVLVLAGVSQAANILFMSGVPSPSHYIWLRPLMYEMGKRGHNVTVLSADLEKAPANVTYIHLENLYSAMYNTSMREKLDFFELANQSPAKTLQIFNEIGLNLCEAAIKSEGLHFLLRYPKEFKFDLFVSDYMIGPCIPAIVMHRFKDVPYIPSTPYNAPSTSAAVLGSFAYPGLVPNHMFDAPESMSFVQRVKNFYFDMYEMNLHETVLHPESDRIVRKLYPDAPSTYTFYKNVRLSLANVNPVIQYKEPMMPSMIPVGGLQIMPSKPLPDDLRKVVEGAKNGFILFSLGSNARSDLLGPERIRNILNAMERLSQYQFLWKFESDESKLPVPVPKNVYIRAWMPQNDLLAHPNIKLFITHSGLLSTQEAIWHGVPILGFPLFADQFRNINYCVGAGIARRLSIQHFQANELVQTVEEMLGSDNYSQKMKQMSRIFRDQPESPLERAVWWCEWVLRNPDSNLLQSRAVYMSWFQKYSYDVLAFVLCVILLLGVITWKVLNIVSASLLTTGKKSKVE comes from the exons ATGAAGGCAGTTTTATCGGTGGTGTTAGTGCTCGCGGGAGTTTCACAAGCCGCCAACATACTCTTCATGTCCGGGGTTCCATCACCAAGTCATTATATCTG GTTGCGACCGTTGATGTACGAAATGGGAAAACGTGGACATAACGTGACCGTGCTCAGTGCTGACCTTGAGAAGGCGCCAGCGAACGTAACGTACATACATCTGGAAAACTTGTACAGTGCCATGTATAATACTTCGATGCGGGAAAAGCTTGACTTCTTCGAGCTGGCTAACCAAAGTCCAGCTAAGACGTTGCAGATTTTCAACGAAATTGGTCTCAACCTGTGTGAGGCGGCTATCAAATCGGAAGGATTACACTTTCTACTTCGTTACCCGAAGGAATTCAAGTTCGATCTGTTTGTGAGTGATTACATGATCGGACCGTGTATACCTGCGATCGTAATGCATCGATTTAAGGATGTACCGTACATTCCTTCAACGCCCTACAATGCGCCATCCACGTCAGCCGCAGTTCTGGGATCGTTCGCATATCCAGGTTTGGTGCCCAATCATATGTTTGATGCTCCGGAAAGCATGAGTTTTGTGCAACGAGTGAAAAACTTTTACTTCGATATGTATGAAATGAATCTTCACGAAACTGTCTTGCATCCAGAGTCGGATAGAATCGTGCGCAAACTATACCCGGACGCTCCCTCGACGTACACGTTCTACAAAAATGTTCGTCTATCGCTCGCCAACGTGAATCCAGTGATCCAGTACAAGGAACCGATGATGCCGAGCATGATACCGGTGGGAGGATTACAAATTATGCCATCAAAACCATTACCAGACGACTTGCGTAAGGTTGTGGAAGGTGCCAAGAATGGGTTCATTCTGTTCTCGCTTGGTAGTAACGCACGTAGCGATCTCCTAGGTCCTGAACGTATTCGAAACATTCTAAACGCTATGGAGCGATTGTCACAGTATCAGTTTTTGTGGAAGTTTGAATCTGACGAGTCCAAGTTACCCGTACCGGTGCCGAAAAATGTGTACATTCGTGCCTGGATGCCCCAAAACGATTTGTTGGCCCATCCAAATATTAAGCTGTTCATCACACACAGTGGATTACTGAGCACGCAGGAAGCGATTTGGCATGGGGTACCAATTCTTGGATTTCCTTTGTTTGCTGATCAGTTCCGAAACATCAACTATTGTGTGGGAGCAGGTATTGCAAGACGACTCTCGATACAACACTTCCAAGCGAACGAACTTGTACAAACGGTGGAAGAGATGTTGGGCAGCGACAACTATAGTCAAAAGATGAAGCAAATGTCACGAATCTTCCGCGATCAGCCAGAAAGTCCGCTGGAACGGGCGGTCTGGTGGTGCGAATGGGTGCTTCGTAATCCGGACTCAAATCTGCTACAATCGCGAGCCGTTTATATGAGCTGGTTCCAGAAGTATTCTTACGATGTGTTAGCGTTTGTCCTGTGCGTTATTCTTTTACTTGGAGTGATCACATGGAAGGtgttaaatattgtttcagCAAGTTTGCTAActacaggaaaaaaatcgaaagttgagTAG